The following proteins come from a genomic window of Streptomyces sp. Sge12:
- the ptsP gene encoding phosphoenolpyruvate--protein phosphotransferase, which yields METTLRGVGVSHGVAIGEVRHMGTAVLEPPARQITADEAAREQGRARQAVSAVAADLIARGQLAGGEAQHVLEAQAMIAEDPELMADVDRRIAVGSTAERGVYDAFAAYRDLLAGAGEYMAGRVADLDDVRNRIVARLLGVPMPGVPDSDEPYVLIARDLAPADTALLDPALVLGFVTEEGGPTSHSAILARALGVPAIVALPGAGEIAEGTMIAVDGSTGDLFVDPSAEKRAELEAAAAERRAALAASSGPGATSDGHKVPLLANVGGPADVPAAVEAGAEGVGLFRTEFLFLDDSKKAPTEEKQVESYRKVLEAFPEGRVVVRVLDAGADKPLDFLTPGDEPNPALGVRGLRSLLDHPEVLRTQLTALAKAAEGLPVYLEVMAPMVADRIDAKAFADACREAGLKAKFGAMVEIPSAALRARSILQEVEFLSLGTNDLAQYAFAADRQVGAVSRLQDPWQPALLDLIAMSADAARAEGKSCGVCGEAASDPLLACVLTGLGVTSLSMGAASIPYVRATLAKYTLAQCERAAAAARAADSAEEARVAAQAVLSGE from the coding sequence TGCGGCACATGGGCACGGCGGTTCTCGAGCCGCCGGCCAGGCAGATCACCGCGGATGAGGCGGCGCGCGAACAGGGGCGCGCCCGTCAGGCCGTGAGTGCCGTGGCGGCCGATCTGATCGCGCGTGGCCAGCTGGCCGGTGGCGAGGCCCAGCACGTGCTCGAGGCCCAGGCGATGATCGCCGAGGACCCCGAGCTGATGGCGGACGTCGACCGGCGGATCGCCGTCGGCAGCACCGCCGAGCGCGGTGTGTACGACGCGTTCGCCGCGTACCGCGACCTGCTCGCGGGGGCCGGCGAGTACATGGCCGGCCGCGTGGCCGACCTGGACGACGTACGCAACCGCATCGTGGCGCGGCTGCTGGGTGTGCCGATGCCGGGTGTGCCCGACAGCGACGAGCCGTACGTACTGATCGCGCGGGACCTGGCTCCCGCCGACACCGCTCTGCTCGACCCCGCGCTCGTCCTCGGCTTTGTGACCGAGGAGGGCGGGCCGACCAGCCACAGCGCGATCCTCGCGCGGGCCCTGGGCGTGCCGGCGATCGTGGCGCTGCCGGGTGCCGGTGAGATCGCCGAGGGCACGATGATCGCGGTGGACGGCAGCACGGGTGACCTCTTCGTGGACCCGTCCGCGGAGAAGCGGGCCGAGCTGGAGGCCGCGGCCGCCGAGCGCAGGGCGGCTCTGGCCGCCTCGTCCGGTCCGGGTGCGACGTCCGACGGTCACAAGGTGCCGCTGCTGGCCAACGTGGGCGGTCCCGCCGACGTGCCGGCCGCCGTCGAGGCCGGGGCGGAGGGTGTGGGTCTGTTCCGCACCGAGTTCCTCTTCCTGGACGACAGCAAGAAGGCGCCGACCGAGGAGAAGCAGGTCGAGTCCTACCGCAAGGTGCTCGAGGCCTTCCCCGAGGGACGCGTGGTCGTGCGGGTGCTCGACGCCGGCGCCGACAAGCCGCTGGACTTCCTGACCCCGGGCGACGAGCCCAACCCGGCGCTGGGTGTGCGCGGGCTGCGCTCGCTGCTGGACCACCCGGAGGTGCTGCGTACGCAGCTCACCGCGCTGGCCAAGGCTGCCGAGGGGCTGCCGGTCTACCTCGAGGTCATGGCCCCGATGGTCGCCGACCGCATCGACGCCAAGGCGTTCGCGGACGCCTGCCGGGAGGCGGGGCTGAAGGCGAAGTTCGGCGCGATGGTGGAGATCCCCTCCGCCGCGCTGCGGGCGCGTTCGATCCTCCAGGAAGTCGAGTTCCTGTCGCTGGGCACGAACGACCTGGCTCAGTACGCCTTTGCCGCCGACCGCCAGGTCGGCGCCGTGTCCCGACTCCAGGACCCGTGGCAGCCGGCGCTGCTCGACCTGATCGCCATGTCGGCGGATGCCGCCAGGGCGGAGGGCAAGAGCTGTGGTGTCTGTGGCGAGGCTGCCTCCGACCCGCTGCTGGCGTGTGTGCTGACCGGTCTGGGTGTCACCTCTCTTTCGATGGGTGCCGCTTCGATTCCTTATGTGCGGGCGACGCTCGCCAAGTACACGCTGGCCCAGTGCGAGCGTGCCGCGGCGGCCGCTCGTGCGGCGGACAGCGCCGAGGAGGCCCGTGTGGCCGCGCAGGCGGTGCTGTCCGGCGAGTAG